A stretch of Castanea sativa cultivar Marrone di Chiusa Pesio chromosome 2, ASM4071231v1 DNA encodes these proteins:
- the LOC142625119 gene encoding uncharacterized protein LOC142625119 gives MNCIVWNCRELGNLRTGKEFGEIIRAKDPSVVFVAKTLAEEAKLDTVQQDLDFENKWVVPRVGHGGGLVLFWKDSVNLVVADSSKYYIDTWIDKGSPNEWRFTGFYGEPDTSRRGEAWDSLRSLNHHPYISWLCAGDFNKIVRQEEKLGGATRNQGQMQLFRDVLDECGFLDLGFVGNRFTWSKHFADGHSIWERPDRGVVNASWFLKFPGTIVHHLHCTSSDHMPLYINLSGLEVPSRRKLFRFEEMWLSDERCGEIVEASWSSYHHGFSDSDILKRVEKCGRDLEWWNYNIFGNVRKELAKKKESLIQVEQEAQVTGLNTRIRALKEEINILLDREARMWSQRSCTLWL, from the coding sequence CAAAAGATCCCTCTGTCGTGTTCGTTGCCAAGACACTAGCAGAAGAAGCAAAGCTAGACACAGTTCAACAAGACTTAGATTTTGAAAATAAGTGGGTGGTACCAAGGGTGGGGCACGGTGGTGGATTGGTTCTTTTTTGGAAAGACTCAGTTAACCTAGTGGTGGCAGATTCATCCAAGTATTATATTGATACCTGGATTGACAAAGGCTCCCCTAATGAATGGAGATTCACAGGTTTTTATGGCGAACCAGACACTTCAAGGCGAGGTGAAGCATGGGATAGTCTGAGAAGTCTTAATCATCATCCCTATATCTCATGGTTGTGTGCAGGTGACTTCAATAAGATAGTTAGACAGGAGGAGAAACTTGGGGGTGCAACAAGAAATCAAGGACAGATGCAACTGTTTAGGGATGTGTTGGATGAGTGTGGGTTTCTTGATCTTGGCTTTGTGGGAAACAGATTCACATGGAGCAAGCACTTCGCAGATGGACATTCTATTTGGGAAAGACCGGATCGAGGGGTGGTCAATGCAAGCTGGTTTCTTAAGTTcccaggtacaattgtgcaccaTCTCCATTGTACTTCATCAGACCACATGCCTCTATACATTAACCTGTCAGGTTTGGAAGTTCCTTCAAGAAGGAAATTATTTAGATTCGAGGAGATGTGGTTATCAGATGAGCGTTGTGGTGAAATTGTGGAAGCCTCATGGTCATCCTACCATCACGGTTTTAGTGACAGTGACATTTTGAAAAGGGTTGAAAAGTGTGGTCGAGATCTTGAATGGTGGAATTATAACATTTTTGGGAATGTGAGGAAGGAGTTAGCCAAGAAGAAGGAAAGCTTGATTCAAGTTGAACAAGAAGCACAAGTAACGGGGCTGAACACACGGATTAGAGCACTCAAAGAGGAAATAAACATTCTCTTGGATAGGGAAGCACGCATGTGGAGCCAAAGATCATGTACACTTTGGCTTTAA
- the LOC142625120 gene encoding putative mitochondrial protein AtMg00310 — protein MAALGIHEIVNFEQYLGLPSLVGRKKKEGFNFIKEKVWKKLQGWEGKLLSQAGREVLIKAVTQAIPTYAMGCFKIPLGLCHEIETMIKKFWWGQKGEKRKIHWLKWEDLTKSKLEGGMGFRAIAMYNDSLLAKQAWRILKNPDSLQHKVFKARFFPNCTFMEAKCSSSGSHAWKSILHGREVLLRGCQWRIGNGKAMSIWQDH, from the coding sequence ATGGCGGCCTTGGGTATACatgaaattgtgaattttgaaCAATACCTTGGGTTGCCATCATTGGTGggtaggaaaaagaaagaaggctTCAACTTTATCAAAGAGAAGGTGTGGAAAAAACTACAAGGTTGGGAAGGGAAACTCTTGTCTCAAGCTGGTCGTGAGGTGCTCATTAAAGCAGTAACACAAGCCATCCCAACTTATGCTATGGGTTGCTTCAAAATACCTTTGGGTCTTTGCCATGAAATTGAAACCATGATCaagaaattttggtggggccaaaaaggagaaaaaagaaagatccATTGGTTGAAGTGGGAGGAcctaacaaaatcaaaattggagGGAGGTATGGGGTTTAGGGCCATAGCAATGTACAATGACTCCTTGCTAGCCAAACAAGCATggagaattttgaaaaacccgGACTCATTGCAGCACAAAGTTTTTAAGGCGCGCTTCTTTCCAAATTGTACCTTTATGGAGGCTAAATGCTCTAGTAGCGGCTCCCATGCTTGGAAGAGCATCTTACATGGAAGGGAAGTATTACTTAGGGGCTGCCAATGGAGGATTGGGAATGGGAAGGCAATGAGTATATGGCAAGACCACTAG
- the LOC142625122 gene encoding uncharacterized protein LOC142625122 produces the protein MEQPSGEVWQPPPPTEYKLNFDAVIFSGMEKSGIGVIIINEKGEVIAGMSAIGPKVDTSEEAKLLACRRAIKFAVDAGFTRLIIEGDNTNVMHAISLDVANFSFLGNVVGDIRHLISGLQWATTSKIRRGGNKVAHVLA, from the coding sequence ATGGAGCAACCAAGTGGTGAAGTTTGGCAACCACCTCCACCTACAGAATACAAGTTAAACTTTGATGCAGTGATATTTTCAGGGATGGAGAAATCTGGTATAGGTGTAATAATCATAAATGAGAAGGGCGAGGTTATAGCTGGTATGTCTGCTATTGGGCCGAAGGTGGATACAAGTGAAGAAGCTAAACTCCTTGCGTGTAGAAGAGCCATTAAATTTGCAGTGGATGCTGGTTTCACTAGACTAATAATAGAGGGAGATAATACCAATGTTATGCATGCAATTTCTTTAGATGTGGCTAACTTTTCATTCTTGGGCAATGTGGTAGGTGATATACGCCATTTGATTTCTGGGTTGCAGTGGGCTACAACTAGTAAGATTAGGCGGGGAGGTAATAAGGTAGCGCACGTTCTTGCTTAA
- the LOC142625123 gene encoding uncharacterized protein LOC142625123 has protein sequence MFKLFEKIKQSRIALVEWSKAIFGNSKTKLQVLQAELEDLSLQNNANNAQRISTLKSEINTILHHDDLFWRQRSRSIWLPAGDKNTKFFHQRESQRRRKNHIPGLQDTDGGWYTLDEQIAHVAEQYFKELFTTTNPTDMGSVLYVMDRCVTPHMNNALLQRYTPDEVKWALFQMHPSKSLGPDGNVVSRILPKVLANRLKTILPTIISEAQSAFIPNRLITDNTTVAYELLHRMQNKRNGKVGQMAGEA, from the exons ATGTTTAAGCTCTTTGAGAAAATCAAACAGAGCCGGATTGCATTAGTGGAGTGGAGCAAAGCCATCTTTGGGAATTCTAAAACCAAACTACAGGTGTTGCAAGCAGAACTTGAAGATCTTTCATTGCAAAATAATGCCAACAATGCCCAACGAATTAGTACATTGAAATCAGAGATAAACACAATCCTACATCATGATGATCTATTTTGGAGACAAAGGTCCCGATCCATATGGCTACCTGCAGGTgacaagaacacaaaatttttccacCAACGGGAAAGTCAACGGCGCCGGAAAAACCATATACCGGGTCTTCAAGATACAGATGGAGGTTGGTATACATTGGATGAGCAAATTGCCCACGTTGCCGAGCAATACTTCAAAGAGCTCTTTACCACAACAAATCCCACGGATATGGGTAGTGTACTTTATGTGATGGATAGATGTGTCACCCCACACATGAACAATGCATTATTACAAAGGTATACACCGGATGAGGTTAAATGGGCTCTATTTCAAATGCATCCTTCAAAATCCCTTGGACCTGATG GTAATGTGGTATCTAGAATTCTCCCTAAAGTCTTGGCGAACAGGTTGAAGACTATCCTACCAACCATAATATCTGAGGCTCAAAGTGCCTTTATTCCAAACCGTTTGATCACTGACAATACCACAGTGGCATATGAACTGTTGCACAGGATGCAGAATAAGAGAAATGGTAAAGTGGGCCAAATGGCGGGTGAAGCTTGA